In Thermanaerothrix sp., the DNA window AGGCGGAACGGACTTGAGATGGAGCGGGCCATGTTCGAAGCCACCGGCGGGGTGAACACCCACAAGGGGTTGATCTTCGCCCTGTCGCTGTGGGTCTACGGGGCGGGCAGTTGCGCAATCAATGGGTTGCCGCTGGACGTGGCCCTCATGGGCTCCGCCGCGGCGGGACCAGCGGCGGGCCTTGTGGAGAGGGAACTTAGGCCATTGAAGGACGGTCCTGGTAGAAAACCGCATCTCACCCACGGGGAAAGGCTTTACCTGGAACACTCGGTCACCGGCATAAGGGGTGAGGCGGAGGCGGGATTCCCCACGGTGGTTAATCGCGTGTACCCGGCGGTCAAGGAATGGCTTTCCAAGGGGGCATCCCTTAACAACGCGGCCCTCATGGGGCTCCTTTCCGCCATGGAGGCTTGCGAGGACAGCAACGTGATACACCGGGGAGGATACGAATTCTGGAACGGAGCCTACAGACAGGCGGTTAGAAACGCCCTCCGGGAGTTCAGCCCCCTGTCAGGGGACTACTCCCCAATCATGCGGCTTGACCTTGAGCTAAAGGAGGCCGGAGTAAGCCCCGGGGGTGCGGCGGATCTTCTTGCCTGCGGGCTATTTGCCCTTATGCTGGCGGACAAAGAGTTGATAACTCAAACAAACGGACATATACTGCTAGATAACATCAAGCGAAATGGGGGTGATTAGATGAGCCTTGGCATGAGGGTAAAGACCCTTCGACTGGCCAAGGGGCTCACTCAGCAGAAGCTGGCGGACATGATAAACGTCAGCCGAATATACGTTCAAGCCATAGAGAGCAACCGCAGGAAGCCCTCCATGGACCTTCTTGAGCGGTTGGCGGAGGCGTTGGACGCCACCCCGGCGGACCTGATGAGGGCCCCATCCGACGGAGGGGGCAGGATGCAGCTGGAGGAGGTTTTGTCGTCCGGAGAGGTGGAGGTCTGGTACAGGAGCAGAAAGCTCTCCCCCAAGGACATGAAGCGCATCCACCGGCTGGTGGAAACTGTTCTAGAGGAATGGGATGAGGAAGAGGAAGGAGACCGAGTTTAAGGGGGGTTCCATGGGCTGCCGTATGGACTTTCCGTCTCCGCCGGAGGAGCTGCCCCGGTGGGCATTGGAGGAGGCCAAGAGGTGGCAGAGGAAGGACGAGTTCGACGTGTTGGTCATGGCGGAGGAACTGTGCGGCCGCTCCCTTGAGGTTCGGTACACTGAGCTGCCCGACGGCATGTGGGGGTTTCACATCTGCAGGACCTCCAGGGGGGCCATACTGATAAACTCGTCCCTCCCCCCCTTCTGGAGGCGCTTTACCCTCTTCCACGAGGTGTACCACATAATCCACCACCCCAAGGGGCAGGCATTCTTCGATAGGACCCTTCAACCCCTAAGCCGCTTTGAGCAGGAGGCGGACCACTTTGCCTGGGCCGCGGTATGGCCCGAGTGGATAGAGGGGGACTACCGGGACTGGTGATATACCCTACCTTGAAGGCAGGAGGTGCTATCCTTTGGCATCTTTGGAAACCGTGCGGAAACTCTTTGAGCCCCCCAACGTTGGTGGCGTTACGCTTACCTGCCGTTTCGTGGCCTCCGCCATGACAACCGAGGCTTTTAAGCCATGGCCCTCCGACAGGGCCCTTAGGTTTTACCGTTCCATTGGGGCGGGTGGCGCCGGAGCGGTAATAACCGGTGAGTTCCAGGTGGACAGGCTGGAGAGCGACAAGGCCCACAGAGACGGCTTCGTAGGGTTTGTGGAACGGCTGAGCGCTCTCTTAAGGGATGTGAGCTGCCCCCTGGTAGTTCAGCTGGGACACTCAAGCCACAGGACACACAACGTGCCCCAATTCATGGGGCCCAAGGGACCGCTTCCCGGCGAGGTGGACCCGCTCAGGGTGGCCCAGGCGTTTGGCCGCTTCGCCCAAAAAGCTTTTGAGGCGGGAGCCTCGGCGGTGCAGATCCGTTGCTGCCACGGGAGCCTCCTGGACTCTTTCTTAACGGCTCAACCTAACCCACCGGGCATCAAGAACCCCTGGGAGCCGGCGGCAATGGTCCTTGACACGTGTCTTCCCCATGGACCCGTATGGGTCAAGGTTGGGTTAGGAGAGGAGGTACCGGAGGGCTACGGGGTTGAAGAGGGGCTCACGCTTGCGCTGGAGCTGGCGAAGAGAGGCGCACACCTCATAGAGGTCACCTCCGGCACGTTTGCATCAAAGCCTCCCCTTGGGACGTTGAGGCTTGGGGTATCATCGGGGGAAAGCGAAGCCCACTTGGCGCCGCAGTGCCGCCGTCTTTCGACGGCCCTAAGGGAACTCAAACTCAACACCCACGTGATGCTGTCAGGCGGCATTAGGAGCATTGAGCGCGCCGCGGATCTGCTTGAGGAGGGCGTCTGCTCGGCGGTTTCAATGGGAAGGCCCTTCATAGCGGAATCGGATCTGGTGAACCGCTGGAAGGAAGACGACCGCCGGCCCTCCGCGTGCTTCTCGTGCAACGCCTGCGTGGCGAATGGCGTTGAATTTGCAACCTGTCCCGTCATGAGGGAAAAGGAAGAGAACTTTTGGAACTTGAGAAGCCCCGATTGACCTAAAAAACTCAAAATTTAGAAACTTCAAATCCATTGGATTGACAATCATAACCCACAAGTTTAAACTTACTAGCGGAGGGTAAGCGTGATACCTAAAGCTTGACGCAAAAATCACATAAAAACCTTGACTCTTCTTGTTTCTCACGCTGTCACAAAGAAGCGCCAAAGCCAGGGCTTTAGAGGCACCCTTTTACGGCGTCCGCCGTGGCCCAAGGGGCATAAAAGAGACGAAGGAGTGGGTATCATGTCATTGGAAGACAAGCTGTCGGAAGTGGGACTGAACTTGAGATCCTCCATCATCAGGGAGCTTTTGAAGTTCGCCGCCTCTCCGGAGGCCATATCCTTCGGCGGAGGAGTCCCGGACCCTAACACCTTCCCCCGTCACGAGCTGGCCCAGATAGCCAAGGAGGTAATCGAGCAGGATTACTCCTACACGCTGCAGTACAACACCACCGAAGGGGACGACCTCTTAGCTCAGGAGATGGCCAAGCTGCTCCACAGGACCTACGGCATCGACGGAATCCAGAGGGATCAGATGCTATTCACCACCGGCTCGCAGCAGGCCCTGGACCTCATGGCTCGTATATTCCTCGACAAGGACAGCATATGCTTCATGGAGTTCCCCGCGTACCTTGGGGCGGTGAGCGCCTTCAGGATGTCGTTCCCAAGGTTCGAAACCGTTCCAATTGAGGACGACGGCATGGACGTGGACTACCTTGAAAGGCGCCTTAAGGAGATCGACGCCCAGGGGGAGATAAACAAGGTAAAGTTCATTTACACCGTCCCCAACTTCCACAACCCCGCCAGCGTCACCATGAGCCTTGAGAAGCGCAAGCGGCTCATAGAGATCTGCGACCGCTACGACATCCTCATCCTTGAGGACGACCCCTACGGGATGCTCCGTTTCAGCGGGGAACCCCAGCCCTCCCTTTACAGGCTTGCGGGCCCCGATCGGGTGGTCCTGCTTAACACCTTCAGCAAGGTTCTTACCCCAGGGCTTAGGATCGGCGTGATCCTGGGCAGGTCCGACATAGTGCGCAGGGCCACCATGGCCAAGCAGGCCATGGACCTCTGCTGCCCCAGCCTTACTCAGCGCATAGCCGCGCGGTACCTGAACCGCTACGACATAGTGGAGCAGATAAGGCCCGGCATAGAGCTTTATCGCTCCAAGAAGGACACCATGATAAAGGCCCTGAACGAGGATTTCTCGGTCATAGAGGGCGCCAAGTGGATAGACCCGGAGGGCGGCCTTTTCGTTTGGATCACCCTGCCCCAGGGTTTCGACACCATAGGGATGTTCGACGTGGCGAAGTCCAAGAACGTCTACTACATACCCGGCGAGGCGTTCTCCATCGAAAAGACCCCGTCCACTTCCATGAGGCTGTCCTTCTGTCTGCCGCCGGAGGGGAAGATAGTCGAGGGCGTAAGGCGCCTTAGGGACGTCATCGTGGAGTACGGCAAGCAAAAGGGGCTGATGTAGCATGAAGATATTGGTCATCAATCCCGGATCCAGCAGCACCAAGGTCGCCATCTTCAACGGCAAGGAGAAGGTGGCGCAGGAGAACTTGAGCCACCCGGCGAACGAACTGGATCGCTACGAATCACTCATGGACCAAAGGGAGCTCCGGGAGAAGGCCATATCGGATTTCCTAACCAGGAACGGCCTTTCGGTTGATCAGCTGGACGCCATAGCAGCCCGGGGAGGGATACTGCCCCCGCTGGAGAGCGGCACGTACCAGGTCAACCATGAGATGGAGGATTACCTCCTCCACCACGCTAAAGTCCAGCATGCCTCAAACCTCGCGGCGGTCATAGGCCTTGACATGGCCCGGAAGGCCAAGAAGGAAGTACCGGTGTACGTGACCGACCCGGTCAGCGTGGACGAGATGGAGGACGTGGCAAGGATCTCGGGGATAAAGGACCTTGAGAGAAAGTGTCTGTCCCACATATCCAACATGCGGGTGGTGGGCATCAAGGTGGCGGAAGAGGAGCTCAAGGCGCCATTTCATGAGACCAACATGGTGATAGCCCACCTGGGGGGCGGCATATCGGTGGCCCCCTTTGAAAAGGGGCGCATGTTCGACGTTAACAACGCCAACGACGAGGGCCCCTTCAGCGTGGAGCGCTCCGGGGAACTGCCGGTGGGAGACGTGGTGAAGACGGCCTACTCCGGCAAGTACACCAAGGATCAGCTGAAGAAGACCTTCGTCGGCAAGGGGGGACTGGTGGCTTATCTTGGGACGAACGACCTAAGGGAGGCGTTCAAGATGTCTCAAGAGGACCCCAAGGCCCTGGAGGTTATCGAGGCCATGGCTTACCAGATAGCCCAGGAGATAGGGGCCATGTGCGTGGCCCTCAAGGGCAAGGTGGACTGCATTGTCATAACCGGCGGCATGGCCCACAGCGGCGACTTCATCAACATGATACGAAGCTACGTGGACCGGTTCGCTAAGGTGTTCGTAGTTCCCGGGGAGATGGAGATGGAGGCTCTGGCCTACGGAGCCCTCCGGGTCATGACCGGCCAGGAGAGGGCCCGGTCCTGGACGTTCAAGGCTTAGCCCTTGGCGTGTCGGCAACGAACCATAAGAAGGCGGTGCTGAAGGATGAAGATACTGGTCATAAATCCCGGCTCCACTAGCACCAAGGTGGCGGTATTTGAGGGAGAGGAGGTTTTGGCCTCCAAGACCCTGCGCCACTCGTCGGAGGAGCTCAGCCCCTTTAAGAGGCTCACGGATCAGTTCGAGTTCAGGACCCGTATAATAGAGGCCTTCCTGGAGGAGTCCAACGTGAGCCCCAAGGACCTGGCGGCGGTGGTGGGAAGAGGAGGGCTTCTGGATCCCATATCCTCAGGGGGAACCTACAAAATCACCGAGGACATGTTGGAGGACCTGAAGGCCGGCAAGAACGGGGAACATGCGTCCAACCTGGGGGCCCTCATCGCCTATCAGTTCACCAAGTCCTTCGGGATCCCATCGTTCATCGTGGATCCGGTGGTGGTGGACGAGATGGAGGAGCTGGCCCGTTATTCCGGTCATCCAATGTTTAAACGGCGCTCCATATTCCACGCACTTAACCAGAAGGCCACCGCCAGGATCGCCGCTGAGAAGCTTGGGAAGGCTTACGAAGAGGTAAACCTGGTGGTGGTTCACATGGGAGGCGGCATATCCGTGGGCGCCCACCGGAAGGGACGGGTGGTCAACGTGAACAACGCGTTGGATGGAGACGGCCCCTTCACCCCGGAGCGCAGCGGCACGCTGCCCCTCACCCAGCTCATAGACCTTTGCTACAGCGGCAAGTATACCCTGGACCAGATGAAGAAAAAGATAAAGGGTTCCGGCGGCATGGTGGACTACCTGGGCACCAACGACGGCATGGAGGTGTCAAGGCGCATAGAACAGGGCGACAAGGAGGCCTTGCTGATATACAAGGCCATGGCCTACCAGACCGCCAAGTGGATCGGCAAGATGGCAGCGGTTTTGAAGGGGCAGGTGGACGGCATCGTCCTTACCGGCGGCCTTGCCTATGACAACGATTACATGGTCCCTTGGATAAAGGAGATGGTGGAGTTCATAGCCCAGGTGTTCGTCTTCCCCGGCGGCGACGAGGAGCGGGCCCTTGCCATGGGAGGGCTCCGGGTTCTAAGGGGAGAGGAGACGCCAAAGGTCTACTCCCAGATGAAGTTCCAAGGCTAGGGGTGCTAGTGTGACGGAGCTTAGGAAAAACTACGCGTTCATCGGGCTCTTCGGAAGCGGGAAGACCGAGATGGCCATAAACTGGGCCCTGCATCTTAGGCAGCAGTGGCCCAAGGTGGCCATAGTGGACGGGGACATAATATCCCCCTATTTCAGGAGCCGGGATGTGGCGGAAGAGCTGGAGGTTTTGGGGCTTACACCGGTATATCCCCAAGGATCTCTTCGGAATGGGGATCTTCCGGTGATAACCGGCGCTGCCAGGGGCTATCTGGAGCGCCAGGAGTACAAGACCGTGATAGACGTTGGGGGAGAAGAGGGGGGCATCGTGGTCCTGGGGTACCTGAAACCCCACCTCGGGGACTGCGAGATATCCATGGTGGTAAACGTGGCGCGCCCCTTCTCCTCCACCGTGGACGGCATAACAAAGGCACTGGATGACCTAACCAAGGTGGCGGACATAAGGGTTGATTACCTGATAAACAACCCCAACCTCTCAAAGGAGACCACATTGGACCTCATCCTTCGTGGGGAGGAAGTGCTTGAAGAGGCCTCCAGGAGGCTTGGCATCCCGGTCAAGTTCACGGTGGTCCCGGACTTCATAGAACCCAAGGGGCTGCGGTTCCCGGCTTTTCCCATAAGGCGCTTCATGAGGATGGAAATATAGAAAGGCACATCAAGCACGGAGGTGTTGTTGGTATGGCAAAGGCCAAGGGCAAGATTGATATCGACCAGGACAGGTGTAAGGGGTGCGGTCTATGCGTGAGCGTCTGCCCCATGAAGGTCATCGAGTTCGGTGACTCGTTCAACGCCAAGGGGTATCATCCCGCGGAGGCCAAGCACCTGGACAAGTGCATCGGCTGTGGTTTCTGCTACAACATATGTCCCGACGTGTGCATAACCGTCTACAAGGAAACGGCGGACAACGCTTAAGGGGCGCTTAGGGATAACACCTAAAAGGATTGGGAGGGGAACTCATATGGCCGAGAGAGTTTTGGTAAAGGGAACGGAAGCCATGGGGGAGGCCGCCGTAAGGGCCGGTTGCAGGCTGTTTTTCGGTTACCCCATAACGCCCCAGAACGAGCTTCCTGAGTACATGTCCAAGCGGATGCCGGAGGTAAACGGCACCTTCCTCCAGACCGAGAGCGAGGTGGCCACCATCAACATGGTATACGGGGCCGCCTGCACCGGCACCCGGGTCATGACGTCCACATCGTCCCCCGGCTACAGCCTAATGCAGGAGGGCGTTTCCTACATGGCCTGCGCAGAGCTGCCGGCAGTGCTTGTGAACGTGGTGCGCGGCGGACCCGGCCTTGGGGACATACAGCCCGCCCAGGGTGACTACTGGCAGGCCACCAAGGGGGGTGGACACGGAGACTACAAGCTGATAGTCCTGGCCCCCTCCACCGTGCAGGAGGCAGTGGATCTCACGGTGCTTGCCTTCGATCTGGCGGACAAGTACCGAAACCCCACGTTGATAATCGCCGACGGAGTGATAGGCCAGATAATGGAGCCCGTCACCTTCCCGGATTTCATGGACCTGTCAGCCCTTCCGAGCCACAGCAACTGGGCTCTTACCGGCGCCTCGGGAAGGGATAAGAGGATTGTGGCCCCCTTTGACCTGGATCCCTACAGGCTTGAGCAGATGAACCTGGCACTGGTGGCCAAGTACGAGCGGATGGAACAGGAGGAGGTCCGCTGGGAGGAGTACCTCACGGAGGATGCGGATGTGATCATAACCGCCTTCGGCACCGTGGCCAGGATCGCCAAGAGCGTGGTCGATCAGGCCCGCTCCAGCGGCATAAAGGCGGGGCTTTTCCGCCCCATAACCCTGTGGCCCTTCCCCTACAAGAGGCTTGAGGAGCTGGCCAAGGGCAAGAAGCTCATCTTGGACGCGGAGCTCAACATGGGACAGATGTTGGAGGACGTTAAGATGGCGGTTAAGGACCATGCCCCCGTGGAGTTCTTCAAGCGCATGGGCGGAGTGGTGCCCACCCCCGACGAGATCCTAAACGCCCTAAACTCGAAGCTGGGGAGGTAATTGAGCCATGACTTTTCAGGTTGTTATGAAGAGGCCCGACAGCCTCACCATGAAGGAGTTCACCTACTGTCCCGGCTGCACCCACGGGGTGATCCATCGGCTGGTGGCGGAGGTGCTGGACGAGCTAGGCATAAGGGAGAAGACCGTAACGGTGGCTCCCATAGGTTGTTCCGTCTTCGCTTACGAGTTCTTCGATACCGACGGGACCATAGCGGCCCATGGCAGGGCCCCCGCAGTGGCCACCGGAATAAAGAGGGCCAGGCCGGACCTTTACGCGTTCACCTACCAGGGTGACGGGGATCTTGCGGCCATAGGTACCGCGGAGATAATCCACGCCGCAAACCGTGGGGAGAAGATCACCACCATCTTTGTTAACAACGCCATATACGGGATGACCGGAGGCCAGATGGCCCCCACCACCCTGCTTGGGATGAAGAGCACCACAACCCCCTACGGCAGGAAGGCGGAGAACGATGGTTTCCCCTTGAGGGTTTCCGAGCTCATAAAGGAGACCCGCGGAGTGGCTTACCTGGCCCGCACCAAGGTCAACACCCCCCAGGACATACGCAAGACCAAGGATGCGATAAGAAAGGCCTTCCTCGCCCAGGTAAGGGGGCTTGGCTTCGGGATGGTGGAGGTCCTCTCCACCTGCCCCACCAATTGGGGCATAGATCCCGTCAAGTCGCTCAAGTGGCTGGAGGAGAACATGGTTCCCGAGTATCCCTTGGGAGTATTCGTGGACAAGGTGGGTGAGTAACCGATGAACACTCGGATGATCTTCGCTGGATTCGGGGGGCAGGGAGTCATGCTCATGGGGCAGATAATATCCCTGGCAGGCATGTTTGAGGGCAAGCACGTCACCTGGATGCCCTCCTACGGCCCGGAAATGCGCGGGGGTACCGCCAACTGCACGGTGGTGATAAGCGATGAGCCCGTGGCCTCACCGGTCACCAACGACGCGGAAGTGGTGGTGGCCATGAACATCCCTTCCCTCACCAAGTTCGAGCCCGCGGTAACTCCCAAAGGGCATCTTCTGATCAACCAGTCGGTTATAGATCGGGAGCCCCAGAGGAAGGACATCGTGTCAGTTAAGGTCCCCTGCAACGAGATAGCGGACCAGCTGGGGAACCTCAAGGTGGCCAACATGGTCATGCTGGGCGCCGTGGCGGGAGCCACCGGCGTCGTCTCCATGGACAGCATAGTCAAGGCCCTGGAGAAGAAGCTCTCCGCCGGCGGCAAGGCATCCCTCATAGAGGTGAACAAGAACGCCATCGAGCGGGGGTATCAGATGGCCAAGGAAGCGGTTTCCGCTTAAAAGCTGAAACATTAAACGACAAAGCCAAGGGCCCCTTCTCCGTTGAGGAGGGGCCCTTCTTCTTTTACAGCCCAAAGGTGTCAACTGTAGACAACGAACCAAAAGGGAAAATCAGTTTCCTTGGCATATGCCATGGTATATAATGTACAGGAAAACTTGAACGGAAACCCCGTTAAGGTTTACTAAAGTCCCCAATATCTCACCCCAATGGTAGAAACCATGGGGTGAGGCCGTGCCTTCAAGAGGTTTCAAGAGGTCAAAGCACCTCCAAGCCGATGGCGCCGTAAGGGCCCCTTTGAAGGTAGGGACTAACAGGTTCGTAAATCCCACTGATAACGGAAGGGGTGTCAACATGGACAGTGCCCAGCTTCAGGCGCTGATGATGGAACGGGTGGAAACCATGCCCAACAAGGCAAGGCGTGTGGTTGAGTACTTGCTGTCGAACATGCGGGAAGCGGCTTTCAGATCCATAGGGGACGTGGCGGAGGACCTCAACGTCTCCAAGGCCCAGCTGGTGAGGGTGGCCAGGATGCTCGGGTTCGAAGGCTATTCAGAGCTCAAGGACGCACTGCAGAAGGCCATCCTTGAGCAGGTGAACCCCGCCGCCATGCTGGCCAAGGTATCCAGCTCGGAGGAGAGCCTGCCGGACACCATATACCGCATGGAACACGCAAACCTGGACGACACTTGGTCCCAGCTGTCAGCCGCAAGCGTGTCCACCTTTTGCGATATGGTTCAGCGGGCGCGAAACATATACTGCATCGGCTGGGGCATATCCTCCATGGTGGCGGAATCCCTTCAGGTACGGCTTAGGGTTATGAACTTAAACTCCTTCCTCCTTAAGCGGGGAACTTTAACGCTGCATGAGCAGGTGCGGGTGGCGGGCAAGGAGGATCTGCTGGTGGTCTGCGAACTTCCCAGCTACGTGGTGGAGGTCACCGAATCCGTGGAGACCGCCCACAACAACGGCTGCAAGGTTATATCCATAACCGACAGCCCCGCAGCGCCGGTTTGCAGGTTCGCGGAGCTATCCATGTACGTCTCCGCCTCCTCCCCCACCTTCGGAAGCAGCATAATAGGCCCGCTCTTCCTGGTGCACGTGATAACATCCGTCCTGGCGATCCGCATGGGAGACCGGGCAAAGAAAGCCTTGGAGGAACAAGCCAAGTTCCTGCACGACGAGCGCATCTTCCACCCGGTGTTCGGCCTCAGATACTGATTGCATCAAAAGATCAAGGGCGGGAGACTCCCCATCCCGCCCTTGAAACCTGTGGTCACCAATGGACCGTCCCAACTACTTTAACCCTTCGTGCAGCATCTCCTTGGGTCAATCCCCTACGGTCAAGGACTCCCCCGGGGACAATACGACGGTCTCTGCCTCTGCCCCCACCAATTGAGCAAACCGTTTAGGATCCGCTTTTATGGGAGGGAACGTGTCATAGTGCATGGGAACCACCTTCCGGGGCTTTATCATGCTCACCGCCCTTACGGCATCCTCACAGTCCATCACGTAAAATCCGCCGATGGGCAACAGGGCCAGATCTATGCCCTCCTGGGCTAAAAGCCCCATGTCAGCGGTAAGCCCCGTGTCCCCCGCGTGGTACACCTTTACCCCACAGGCCTCTATCACAAAGCCGCAGGCCACACCTCCGTAGGCCACCGTATCCCCTTCGTCAACCCCGGAGCCGTGAAGGGCCTTCACCATCCGGACGCTGCCAAAGGGCATAGGAGTCCTTCCGGCAAAGTACATCCCCATGGTCCTAACACCCCGGCGGCCAAGGATGAGGGACAACTCATAGTTGCACACCACCGTGGCTCCGTATTCCTTTGCCATGGCCACGGTGTCCCCCAGGTGGTCCCCGTGGCCATGGGTCACGAAGATCCACTGGGGCCTTATTCCTTCAATCCCCCTGGCCACGGGGTTGCCGCTTATGAAGGGATCCACCAGGGCGCCGAAGGAATCCCCCTCCAGGTAAAAGGCCGCATGTCCAAGAAACCTGACGGAAAGCAAAGACAACACCTCCTGTCCTGGGATTAGCGTACCACCTTGCAAGCTTTAATCAAACAATCAAATAATCAAATCTGGAAGGCGGTCAATCCGCCGCGTCATCTCCTTTGAACGTGCTGGCTATGTATAGCTCATCCAGCTGTGACTTATCAACCCACGAAGGGGCTCCCGACAGCAGGCACTGAGCCCTTTGGGTCTTGGGGAAAGCCATGACCTCCCTTATGGACTTGGCTCCGCAGAGCATCATTACCAGCCGGTCGAAACCGAGGGCAAGCCCTCCGTGGGGAGGAGTTCCGTAGGAGAGGGCGTCCAACAGGAATCCGAACCGATCCCTCAGCTGCTCCTCCGAGAAGCCCAACACCTTGAACACCCTCTCCTGCACCGCTGGATGGTGTATCCTTATGGACCCCCCTCCAACTTCGCTTCCGTTCAGCACCAAGTCGTAGGCCCGGGATCTCACCGCCAGGGGATCGGACTCCAGGATGCCAAGGTCCTCCTGCTTGGGAGAGGTAAAGGGATGATGTACCGAGACGTAGCGGCCCTGATCTTCGTCCCACTCGAAAAGCGGGAAGTCCACCACCCAAAGGAAACGCCATCCCTCCTCCACCAACCCAAGGGACCGGGAGGCCTCAAGCCTTATGGTGCCAAGGACCTCGCAGGCCAGGCGCCAGGACTTATCCGCTAAGACCAGGAGGGCATCGCCCTCTTCCAGGGCCGACAATTCCAGAAGCCTCTGCTTTGTTCCGTCATCCATGCCCTTCACAAAGGGCCCCTTAAGCCCCTCATGGGTGCGCTGTATGACCGCCAAGCCCTTAGCCCCAAGCTCAATGGCTCGGGCCTCAAGGTTGGACGCGTCCTTCCTGGACAGCTTGGCGCCACCCTGGAGCCTAAGCCCCTTCACAGAACCGCCCTCATCCACCAATGCCTTCAAAGGAGAGCCCTCAAAGGCCATGACGGACGATAGGTCCACCATATGGGACGGTATCCGCAAATCCGGCTTATCGCTTCCGTAAAGATCCATGGCCTCCCGCCATGTGATTCGCTTGAAGGGGGTTGGGATATCCTCCCCCAGCACGTGGGAGAACAGCCCCTTGATGTAGCCTTCAAGCAGGGAAAACACGTCCTCCTCGGTTATGAAGCTCATCTCCAGGTCCACCTGGGTGAACTCCGGCTGGCGGTCCGCCCTTAAATCCTCATCGCGGAAACATTTGACTATCTGGAAGTACCGGTCGCATCCGGCCACCATGAGTATCTGCTTGAATATCTGGGGCGACTGCGGGAGGGCAAAGAACTTGCCGGGGTTTACCCTGCTGGGAACCAAAAAGTCCCTTGCCCCTTCCGGGGTGGACTTGGTGAGCATGGGGGTCTCCACCTCAAGGAAACCGTTCTGGGACAGGTAGCTCCTGGTGAACAGCGCGGCTTTACCTCGCACCCTCAGGTTATGCTGCATCTTATCGCGCCTTAAGTCCAAGAAGCGGTGCTTAAGCCTCAGGTTCTCATCAACCCTGTCCGCCTCGTTTATCTCGAAGGGAAGGGGCTTGGAGGGTGCCAGCACCTGAATGTCCTCCGCCACCACCTCCACTTCCCCGGTGGGCATATCGGGATTCTCGGTGCCCTCGGGCCGCCGGCTTACGCGACCCTTCACGGCAAGCACGTACTCGCTTCTCACGTCCTTGGCCTTCTCGTGGGCGGAGGGCGCCACCTCGGGGTTTATCACCACCTGGACAAGGCCGGTATAGTCCCACAGCTCAAGGAATATTATCCCACCAAGATCCCTGCGGCGTCTGAGCCATCCGTTCAAAACCACGGCATCGCCGGTCAGGGACGGCCCCACCTCACCACACTTAACGGTCCTCTTCCAAGACTCCCCGAAGAGACCCTCTGAAACGGACATCCTACCTTACCTCCCCTGCTGTCTTAAAGATAACCTCCGCCGCCGCTGCAATAGGCACTTCCTGCTGGGTGCCCTGCCCCATGTCCTTGAGGGCCACCACGGACTTCTCAAGTTCATTGCGGCCGATTATGCAAACCCACGGGACCTCCTTCTGGGAAGCCAGTTT includes these proteins:
- a CDS encoding 3-methyl-2-oxobutanoate dehydrogenase subunit VorB produces the protein MAERVLVKGTEAMGEAAVRAGCRLFFGYPITPQNELPEYMSKRMPEVNGTFLQTESEVATINMVYGAACTGTRVMTSTSSPGYSLMQEGVSYMACAELPAVLVNVVRGGPGLGDIQPAQGDYWQATKGGGHGDYKLIVLAPSTVQEAVDLTVLAFDLADKYRNPTLIIADGVIGQIMEPVTFPDFMDLSALPSHSNWALTGASGRDKRIVAPFDLDPYRLEQMNLALVAKYERMEQEEVRWEEYLTEDADVIITAFGTVARIAKSVVDQARSSGIKAGLFRPITLWPFPYKRLEELAKGKKLILDAELNMGQMLEDVKMAVKDHAPVEFFKRMGGVVPTPDEILNALNSKLGR
- a CDS encoding thiamine pyrophosphate-dependent enzyme, which translates into the protein MTFQVVMKRPDSLTMKEFTYCPGCTHGVIHRLVAEVLDELGIREKTVTVAPIGCSVFAYEFFDTDGTIAAHGRAPAVATGIKRARPDLYAFTYQGDGDLAAIGTAEIIHAANRGEKITTIFVNNAIYGMTGGQMAPTTLLGMKSTTTPYGRKAENDGFPLRVSELIKETRGVAYLARTKVNTPQDIRKTKDAIRKAFLAQVRGLGFGMVEVLSTCPTNWGIDPVKSLKWLEENMVPEYPLGVFVDKVGE
- a CDS encoding 2-oxoacid:acceptor oxidoreductase family protein, which translates into the protein MNTRMIFAGFGGQGVMLMGQIISLAGMFEGKHVTWMPSYGPEMRGGTANCTVVISDEPVASPVTNDAEVVVAMNIPSLTKFEPAVTPKGHLLINQSVIDREPQRKDIVSVKVPCNEIADQLGNLKVANMVMLGAVAGATGVVSMDSIVKALEKKLSAGGKASLIEVNKNAIERGYQMAKEAVSA
- a CDS encoding MurR/RpiR family transcriptional regulator; translated protein: MPSRGFKRSKHLQADGAVRAPLKVGTNRFVNPTDNGRGVNMDSAQLQALMMERVETMPNKARRVVEYLLSNMREAAFRSIGDVAEDLNVSKAQLVRVARMLGFEGYSELKDALQKAILEQVNPAAMLAKVSSSEESLPDTIYRMEHANLDDTWSQLSAASVSTFCDMVQRARNIYCIGWGISSMVAESLQVRLRVMNLNSFLLKRGTLTLHEQVRVAGKEDLLVVCELPSYVVEVTESVETAHNNGCKVISITDSPAAPVCRFAELSMYVSASSPTFGSSIIGPLFLVHVITSVLAIRMGDRAKKALEEQAKFLHDERIFHPVFGLRY
- a CDS encoding metal-dependent hydrolase, with the translated sequence MLSVRFLGHAAFYLEGDSFGALVDPFISGNPVARGIEGIRPQWIFVTHGHGDHLGDTVAMAKEYGATVVCNYELSLILGRRGVRTMGMYFAGRTPMPFGSVRMVKALHGSGVDEGDTVAYGGVACGFVIEACGVKVYHAGDTGLTADMGLLAQEGIDLALLPIGGFYVMDCEDAVRAVSMIKPRKVVPMHYDTFPPIKADPKRFAQLVGAEAETVVLSPGESLTVGD
- the aspS gene encoding aspartate--tRNA ligase, translated to MSVSEGLFGESWKRTVKCGEVGPSLTGDAVVLNGWLRRRRDLGGIIFLELWDYTGLVQVVINPEVAPSAHEKAKDVRSEYVLAVKGRVSRRPEGTENPDMPTGEVEVVAEDIQVLAPSKPLPFEINEADRVDENLRLKHRFLDLRRDKMQHNLRVRGKAALFTRSYLSQNGFLEVETPMLTKSTPEGARDFLVPSRVNPGKFFALPQSPQIFKQILMVAGCDRYFQIVKCFRDEDLRADRQPEFTQVDLEMSFITEEDVFSLLEGYIKGLFSHVLGEDIPTPFKRITWREAMDLYGSDKPDLRIPSHMVDLSSVMAFEGSPLKALVDEGGSVKGLRLQGGAKLSRKDASNLEARAIELGAKGLAVIQRTHEGLKGPFVKGMDDGTKQRLLELSALEEGDALLVLADKSWRLACEVLGTIRLEASRSLGLVEEGWRFLWVVDFPLFEWDEDQGRYVSVHHPFTSPKQEDLGILESDPLAVRSRAYDLVLNGSEVGGGSIRIHHPAVQERVFKVLGFSEEQLRDRFGFLLDALSYGTPPHGGLALGFDRLVMMLCGAKSIREVMAFPKTQRAQCLLSGAPSWVDKSQLDELYIASTFKGDDAAD